In bacterium YEK0313, one genomic interval encodes:
- the ilvB_2 gene encoding Acetolactate synthase large subunit: MPPNAGVGTVTNASVAVAMIGALKRHGVEVMFGQSLPSALHLVAPQFGIKQVGYRTENAGGVMADGYARISRKVAVVTAQNGPAATLLVPPLAEALKVSVPIVALVQEVARDTYDKNAFQELDHFALFSSCAKWVRRIDRASRAEDYVDMAFTMAATGRPGPVVLLCPPDLLVEAVNHASQRSAQLGYFPLDRVAPDPQQVEKAADLLARAARPLVVAGGGVHLSGAAEALAALQEEIGLPVMTTNMGKGAVDERHPLSLGVAANAMGPLGSTRHMRPLIKEADVVLLVGTRTNQNGTDSWALYPKNATFIHIDVDGLEVGRNYEAVRLVGDARLALEALKQALATRDLARIRAARPALERTIAEGKANYRRDAAAVLGSDSAPIRPERLMADIDSVLTDSCIVVADASYSSIWTLNFLTARRAGQRFLTPRGLAGLGWGLPMALGAKVAAPDSTVICVSGDGGFGHCWQELETARRMGLTVVLVVLNNQILGYQKDAEDVKYGAHTDAVYFEPVDHAAIARATGCHGVRVDKATDFLPALKAAIASDRTTVIDVITDPQARPPLSFYEGRF, from the coding sequence GTGCCCCCGAATGCCGGCGTCGGGACGGTGACCAACGCCTCCGTCGCGGTCGCCATGATCGGCGCGTTGAAGCGCCACGGCGTCGAGGTCATGTTCGGCCAGAGCCTGCCCTCGGCCCTGCACCTCGTCGCGCCGCAGTTCGGTATCAAGCAGGTCGGCTACCGCACCGAGAATGCCGGCGGCGTCATGGCCGACGGCTATGCGCGCATCTCACGCAAGGTCGCAGTGGTCACCGCGCAGAACGGCCCGGCGGCGACCCTGCTGGTGCCGCCGCTCGCCGAGGCGCTCAAGGTCTCCGTGCCGATCGTCGCCCTGGTCCAGGAGGTCGCGCGCGACACCTACGACAAGAACGCCTTCCAGGAGCTCGACCACTTCGCTCTGTTCTCGTCCTGCGCCAAATGGGTGCGGCGGATCGACCGCGCGTCGCGCGCCGAGGACTATGTCGACATGGCCTTCACCATGGCCGCGACCGGACGGCCCGGACCGGTGGTCCTGCTCTGCCCGCCCGACCTGCTCGTCGAGGCCGTGAACCACGCCTCCCAGCGCTCGGCCCAGCTCGGCTATTTCCCGCTCGACCGGGTGGCCCCCGATCCGCAGCAGGTGGAGAAGGCGGCCGACCTTTTGGCGCGCGCCGCACGGCCGCTGGTGGTGGCCGGCGGCGGCGTCCACCTGTCGGGCGCCGCAGAGGCCCTGGCCGCACTCCAGGAGGAGATCGGCCTGCCGGTCATGACGACCAATATGGGCAAGGGCGCCGTCGACGAACGCCACCCGCTGTCGCTGGGCGTGGCGGCCAACGCCATGGGGCCGCTCGGCAGCACCCGCCATATGCGGCCGCTGATCAAGGAGGCCGATGTCGTCCTGCTGGTCGGCACGCGCACCAACCAGAACGGCACCGATTCCTGGGCGCTCTACCCGAAGAACGCCACCTTCATCCACATCGACGTCGACGGCCTGGAGGTCGGGCGCAACTACGAGGCGGTCCGCCTCGTCGGCGATGCCCGGCTGGCGCTGGAGGCGCTGAAGCAGGCTCTCGCGACGCGCGACCTCGCACGCATCCGCGCCGCGCGGCCCGCGCTGGAGCGGACGATCGCCGAAGGCAAGGCGAATTATCGACGCGATGCGGCGGCCGTGCTCGGTTCGGACAGCGCGCCGATCCGCCCCGAACGCCTGATGGCGGATATCGACAGCGTCCTGACCGACAGCTGCATCGTCGTCGCCGATGCCAGCTATTCCTCGATCTGGACGCTGAACTTCCTCACCGCCCGGCGTGCCGGCCAGCGCTTCCTGACCCCGCGCGGCCTCGCCGGCCTCGGCTGGGGCCTGCCCATGGCGCTCGGCGCCAAGGTCGCCGCCCCCGACAGCACGGTCATCTGCGTATCCGGCGACGGTGGCTTCGGCCATTGCTGGCAGGAGCTCGAAACCGCACGGCGCATGGGGCTGACGGTCGTCCTGGTGGTGCTGAACAACCAGATCCTCGGCTATCAGAAGGATGCCGAGGACGTGAAATACGGTGCCCATACCGACGCGGTCTATTTCGAGCCGGTCGACCATGCGGCCATCGCCCGCGCCACCGGCTGCCATGGCGTGCGCGTGGACAAGGCCACCGACTTCCTGCCCGCGCTGAAGGCTGCCATCGCAAGCGATCGCACCACCGTCATCGACGTGATCACGGATCCGCAGGCCCGCCCGCCCCTGTCCTTCTACGAAGGCCGGTTCTGA
- the mcbR_5 gene encoding HTH-type transcriptional regulator McbR: MVDGEARQAAARRAGPSALTSIGRRSLAVEAYRQIRQALTTGELLPGQKLNIREIADSFGTSATPVREALVQLAGEGALELRAGHSFTVPVLTRSTYLELRDLRLNLEGLGAARAAELASPSAIDKLDGLHAKLVAAKARKDFKAALRWNESFHLALCREAAMPRLLRIVEGLWAQSGPLLNMLYATSRMPSAEDKVHGHLRVIEALRRRDGAAARAGIEDDIAGGTSELLAHLKD; encoded by the coding sequence ATGGTCGACGGCGAGGCGAGGCAAGCGGCGGCACGGCGCGCGGGGCCGTCGGCCCTGACATCGATCGGTCGACGCAGCCTGGCCGTGGAGGCCTACCGGCAGATCCGGCAGGCGTTGACCACCGGGGAGCTTCTCCCCGGGCAGAAGCTGAACATTCGCGAGATCGCCGACAGCTTCGGCACCAGTGCGACGCCGGTGCGCGAGGCGCTGGTGCAACTCGCCGGGGAGGGCGCGCTGGAGCTGCGGGCCGGCCATTCCTTCACGGTGCCCGTGCTCACCCGCTCGACCTATCTCGAGCTCCGCGACCTCAGGCTCAATCTCGAAGGGCTGGGGGCCGCGCGGGCGGCCGAGCTCGCCAGCCCGTCGGCCATCGACAAGCTCGACGGCCTGCATGCCAAGCTGGTCGCCGCCAAGGCGCGCAAGGATTTCAAGGCGGCTCTGCGGTGGAACGAGAGCTTCCACCTCGCGCTGTGCCGGGAGGCGGCCATGCCGCGCCTGCTGCGCATCGTCGAGGGATTGTGGGCCCAGTCCGGGCCGCTGCTCAACATGCTCTACGCGACCAGCCGCATGCCCAGCGCCGAGGACAAGGTCCACGGCCATCTGCGGGTGATCGAGGCGCTGCGCAGGAGGGATGGGGCGGCGGCCCGCGCCGGCATCGAGGACGACATTGCCGGCGGCACGAGCGAACTGCTCGCCCACCTGAAGGACTGA
- the ilvB_3 gene encoding Acetolactate synthase large subunit: protein MTIELLVKERELASDLIAGVLEDAGIDTVFGISGGHTGRIFGALEKRQNAIRTVLVREESLAGVMAEVYGRLTRRPGVVLGQGPWVLGNGLIGTIEALLSSSPMLLLTDFSDTPPFSLHGPYQSGTGEYGNWDARRSFGGVTKQVFHAHEPTGAVHATQLAIKHALAGQPGPVAVIYSISGLGGMVEPGSEPRLYPTRHYLPPAPPPAAPEAVARAAAALAAARRPVLIAGNGVRIAGGYEALRRLAETAGLPVVTTPSGKGVFAETHPLALGVFGTFGTPAANACVAEADLVLVAGSKLTASDTAREAPDLLNPERQTFVQIDVEPRNASWTFPAEHVLIGDAAVVLGQLADAAGATMAQAGEARVAAYRAAHGFFDDPAYESPASPLLPQRIIGELHRHLPETAIVTCDAGENRIFMTHFFQTRRAGSFLQAAGAGPMGFAIPAAMAAKLVHPDRPVVAVCGDGGFAMTMNGLMTAIENDLPIVTVIFNNQALGWSLHSRGPFATKFADFDLAAIARGMGCAGFSVGRPEELGPALSQALAERRPAVIDVRTSLDVSFDDLTSPLAKTPCTKTPRVPAA, encoded by the coding sequence ATGACCATTGAACTCCTGGTCAAGGAGCGCGAGCTGGCGAGCGATCTGATCGCCGGGGTGCTCGAGGACGCGGGCATCGACACGGTCTTCGGCATTTCCGGCGGCCATACCGGACGCATCTTCGGGGCTTTGGAAAAGCGGCAGAATGCAATCCGGACGGTGCTGGTCCGCGAGGAATCGCTCGCCGGGGTGATGGCCGAGGTCTACGGCCGGCTGACCCGCAGGCCAGGCGTGGTGCTGGGGCAGGGCCCCTGGGTGCTGGGCAACGGGCTGATCGGCACGATCGAGGCGCTGCTGTCGTCCTCGCCCATGCTGCTCTTGACCGATTTCAGCGACACGCCGCCGTTCTCGCTGCACGGCCCCTACCAGTCCGGCACGGGCGAATATGGCAATTGGGATGCCCGGCGCAGCTTCGGCGGGGTGACCAAGCAGGTGTTCCACGCCCACGAGCCGACCGGCGCGGTGCATGCGACACAGCTTGCCATCAAGCATGCGCTGGCTGGCCAGCCCGGGCCAGTTGCGGTGATCTACAGCATCAGCGGCCTCGGCGGCATGGTCGAGCCCGGCAGCGAGCCGCGGCTCTATCCGACGCGGCACTACCTGCCGCCCGCACCGCCTCCTGCGGCCCCCGAAGCCGTCGCCCGCGCCGCCGCGGCACTTGCCGCGGCGCGCCGGCCGGTGCTGATCGCCGGCAATGGCGTGCGCATCGCTGGGGGCTACGAGGCCTTGCGCCGGCTGGCCGAAACGGCCGGGCTGCCGGTGGTCACGACCCCCTCGGGCAAGGGCGTCTTCGCCGAGACGCATCCGCTCGCGCTCGGTGTCTTCGGTACCTTCGGCACGCCGGCCGCCAATGCCTGTGTCGCGGAGGCCGATCTCGTCCTGGTCGCCGGCTCGAAGCTGACCGCGTCCGACACCGCCCGGGAAGCGCCGGACCTGCTCAACCCGGAGCGCCAGACCTTCGTTCAGATCGACGTCGAGCCCCGCAACGCGTCCTGGACGTTCCCCGCGGAGCACGTGCTGATCGGCGATGCCGCGGTCGTTCTCGGCCAGCTCGCGGATGCGGCGGGTGCGACGATGGCGCAGGCCGGCGAAGCGCGCGTCGCGGCCTATCGCGCCGCGCACGGTTTCTTCGACGACCCGGCCTATGAATCGCCGGCCAGTCCGCTTCTGCCGCAGCGGATCATCGGCGAACTGCACCGGCATCTGCCGGAGACGGCCATCGTCACCTGTGACGCTGGTGAGAACCGCATCTTCATGACCCATTTCTTCCAGACGCGGCGGGCGGGCTCGTTCCTGCAGGCGGCCGGCGCCGGACCGATGGGGTTCGCCATACCGGCGGCCATGGCCGCCAAGCTCGTCCATCCGGACCGGCCGGTCGTCGCGGTCTGTGGCGACGGCGGTTTCGCCATGACCATGAACGGCCTGATGACCGCCATCGAGAACGACCTGCCGATCGTCACGGTCATCTTCAACAACCAGGCACTGGGCTGGTCGCTGCATTCGCGCGGGCCCTTCGCCACCAAATTCGCCGATTTCGACCTGGCGGCCATCGCCCGCGGCATGGGCTGCGCCGGCTTTTCGGTCGGCCGGCCGGAGGAGCTCGGCCCGGCCCTGAGCCAGGCGCTGGCCGAGCGCCGGCCGGCGGTGATCGACGTGCGAACGTCGCTCGACGTCTCCTTCGACGACCTGACTTCGCCGCTCGCCAAAACCCCGTGCACCAAGACGCCGCGCGTTCCGGCGGCCTGA
- the gnl_2 gene encoding Gluconolactonase precursor has translation MVELREIAAGLRFPEGPIAMPDGSIVLVEIERQCLSRVSPDGTVTPIAFTGGGPNGAAIGPDGRCYVCNNGGFAWHETAEHGLRPAGQASDYSGGRIERVDLATGKVEVLYEASDVGRLRGPNDLVFDKHGGFWFTDLGKTRARELDRGSVCYAKADGSFIREVIFPLWTPNGIGLSPDGSVLYVAETATGRVWSFDIVGPGEIARKPSPPSPNGGSLLIGLDGYRGFDSLAVDGAGNVCVATLYQGGITVIPPEGGRHDFLPMPEAFATNLCFGGPDLRTAYVTLSSTGRLVAMDWPRPGLALNH, from the coding sequence ATGGTCGAACTGCGCGAAATCGCCGCCGGACTGCGTTTCCCCGAAGGACCCATCGCCATGCCCGACGGGTCGATCGTACTCGTCGAAATCGAGCGGCAATGCCTCAGCCGGGTGAGCCCGGACGGAACGGTCACGCCGATCGCCTTCACCGGCGGCGGCCCCAATGGCGCGGCGATCGGCCCGGACGGCCGGTGCTATGTCTGCAACAATGGCGGCTTCGCCTGGCACGAGACCGCCGAGCACGGCCTGCGTCCGGCCGGCCAGGCGAGCGACTATTCCGGCGGGCGCATCGAGCGGGTCGACCTGGCGACCGGCAAGGTCGAGGTCCTCTACGAGGCGAGCGACGTAGGCCGGCTGCGCGGCCCCAACGATCTCGTCTTCGACAAGCATGGCGGCTTCTGGTTCACCGATCTCGGCAAGACACGCGCCCGCGAGCTCGACCGTGGCAGCGTCTGCTATGCCAAGGCCGACGGGTCGTTCATCCGCGAGGTGATCTTCCCGCTCTGGACGCCCAACGGCATCGGTCTGTCGCCCGACGGCAGCGTGCTCTATGTCGCGGAAACCGCGACCGGGCGGGTCTGGAGCTTCGACATTGTCGGCCCGGGCGAGATCGCGCGGAAGCCGTCGCCGCCTTCGCCGAATGGCGGTTCGCTGCTCATCGGTCTCGACGGCTATCGCGGCTTCGATTCGCTGGCTGTGGACGGCGCCGGCAATGTCTGCGTCGCAACGCTGTATCAGGGCGGCATCACCGTCATCCCGCCGGAGGGCGGCCGCCACGATTTTCTGCCGATGCCGGAGGCCTTCGCCACCAATCTGTGCTTCGGCGGGCCGGACCTGCGCACCGCCTATGTCACGCTGTCGAGCACCGGCAGGCTGGTCGCCATGGACTGGCCACGCCCGGGCCTCGCGCTCAATCACTGA
- the ompR_2 gene encoding Transcriptional regulatory protein OmpR produces MKERTPRILVADDDPEIRKLLARYIEAQSFRVLLASSCAELRERLATDDIDLIILDVMLPDGSGLDACRDLRAERNTVPIILLTALKEDIDRILGLEMGADDYLGKPFNPRELVARIRAVLRRRSEMTMLQSPAQKAYQFDGLVANPQLRSVVDAQGQAIELTGAEFDLLQIFLDRPGRVLSRDQLLDLTHGRIGNVLDRSIDVLVSRLRRKLDASETGRLFKTVRNGGYQLVVKVEVQDLSS; encoded by the coding sequence ATGAAAGAACGCACGCCGCGAATCCTGGTGGCCGACGACGATCCGGAGATCCGAAAGCTCCTCGCCCGCTACATCGAAGCGCAGTCGTTTCGCGTCCTGCTGGCCTCGAGCTGCGCCGAGCTGCGGGAACGCCTCGCGACCGACGACATCGATCTCATCATTCTCGACGTCATGCTGCCCGACGGCTCCGGTCTCGATGCCTGCCGCGACCTGCGCGCCGAGCGAAACACCGTCCCGATCATCCTCCTGACCGCGCTCAAGGAGGATATCGACCGGATCCTCGGCTTGGAAATGGGCGCGGACGACTATCTCGGCAAACCGTTCAATCCGCGCGAGCTGGTCGCGCGCATTCGCGCCGTCCTGCGGCGGCGCTCCGAGATGACGATGCTGCAGTCGCCGGCCCAGAAGGCCTATCAGTTCGATGGCCTGGTCGCGAACCCGCAGCTTCGCAGCGTCGTCGACGCGCAGGGCCAGGCCATCGAGCTGACCGGCGCGGAGTTCGATCTCCTGCAGATATTCCTGGACCGGCCGGGACGCGTGCTCTCCCGCGATCAGCTTCTCGATCTCACCCATGGCCGCATCGGCAATGTTCTCGATCGGTCGATCGATGTCCTCGTCAGCCGCCTGCGGCGCAAGCTGGATGCGTCCGAGACCGGCCGCTTGTTCAAGACGGTCCGAAACGGCGGCTATCAGCTCGTCGTCAAGGTCGAGGTCCAGGACCTTTCGTCGTGA
- the envZ_2 gene encoding Osmolarity sensor protein EnvZ, with protein sequence MTTLRAKLAVLIAVVIITMVTVLTGVLFRIFNPPNEQQAVGPLVEQVQLLVQVARTGSDAIAVQQGPAEGKVAEGITTWLREALETRGMPRDVVVSYRNADDAMMLSVPVERGWLVMQITDFPPRIGVLNILLMWFALIAFGAIAIALLFAERMVKPLVLLERAIESVGPDALLPELAVKGPAEVRVAARALNGLSSRLKAAMESRMRLVAAAGHDLRTPITRMRLRAEFVKDDDERSMWLKDIEELGRIADSAILLVREESGRSPSEELRLDVLIAELAIELKALSYDVTLTATAAATVRASHGSLKRAFGNLIINAATHGRRARVSLETVSSEAVVVIDDDGPGIPQELIGQVFEPFFRVHPSREKDSQGAGLGLTIASEIVQRCGGSITIRNGAVQGLLQVVRLPMVETLPRPEAA encoded by the coding sequence GTGACCACGCTGCGCGCCAAGCTCGCCGTGCTGATTGCCGTGGTCATCATCACGATGGTTACTGTTCTGACCGGCGTGCTCTTCCGCATCTTCAATCCGCCGAACGAGCAGCAGGCGGTCGGTCCTCTGGTCGAGCAGGTCCAGTTGCTGGTGCAGGTGGCGCGCACCGGCTCCGATGCGATTGCCGTTCAACAGGGGCCGGCTGAAGGAAAGGTCGCGGAAGGCATCACCACGTGGCTGCGCGAGGCGCTGGAGACGCGCGGCATGCCGCGGGACGTGGTCGTGTCCTATCGGAACGCGGATGACGCCATGATGTTGTCCGTCCCGGTCGAACGGGGGTGGCTCGTCATGCAGATCACCGACTTCCCGCCGCGCATCGGCGTCTTGAACATCCTTCTCATGTGGTTCGCGCTCATTGCGTTCGGGGCCATAGCCATCGCCCTCTTGTTCGCGGAGCGCATGGTCAAGCCTCTCGTCCTGCTGGAAAGGGCCATCGAGTCGGTCGGTCCCGATGCCCTGCTGCCCGAGCTGGCGGTCAAGGGGCCTGCCGAAGTGCGCGTCGCCGCGCGGGCGCTCAATGGCCTGTCCTCGCGCCTGAAGGCCGCGATGGAAAGCCGGATGCGCCTCGTGGCGGCGGCCGGCCACGACCTGCGGACACCGATCACGCGGATGCGCCTAAGGGCCGAGTTCGTCAAGGATGACGACGAGCGCAGCATGTGGCTCAAGGATATCGAGGAACTCGGGCGCATCGCCGACAGCGCCATCCTGCTCGTTCGCGAGGAGTCCGGGCGCTCGCCCTCCGAGGAACTCAGGCTGGACGTGCTGATTGCCGAGCTGGCAATCGAGCTCAAGGCCCTGTCATACGACGTGACGCTCACCGCCACCGCCGCCGCGACCGTTCGGGCCAGCCATGGCAGCCTCAAGCGCGCCTTCGGGAACCTGATCATCAATGCCGCGACCCATGGCAGGCGGGCCCGGGTCTCGCTCGAGACCGTGTCCTCGGAGGCGGTGGTCGTCATCGACGACGATGGGCCGGGGATCCCGCAGGAGCTGATCGGCCAGGTCTTCGAGCCGTTCTTTCGCGTCCATCCGTCGCGGGAGAAGGACAGCCAAGGCGCGGGGCTCGGGCTGACGATCGCATCCGAGATCGTCCAGCGCTGCGGCGGGAGCATCACCATCAGGAACGGCGCGGTGCAAGGGCTCCTGCAGGTCGTGCGGCTGCCGATGGTCGAGACGCTGCCGCGGCCGGAAGCCGCCTAG
- a CDS encoding Low affinity iron permease, producing the protein MNSASILTHLGTAAARPWAFLILIGYAALWLILERETLDWHGFATLATWAMTLFIQRSEYRDTQALQAKLDELLRANARAKDELTTIDRKEPEDIERRRKAEDR; encoded by the coding sequence ATGAACAGCGCCAGTATTCTGACCCATCTCGGCACGGCCGCTGCGCGGCCATGGGCGTTCCTGATCCTCATCGGCTATGCCGCCTTGTGGCTGATCCTGGAACGAGAAACCCTCGATTGGCATGGCTTTGCCACGCTGGCGACCTGGGCGATGACGCTGTTCATTCAGCGCTCGGAATACCGCGACACGCAGGCGCTGCAAGCCAAGCTCGATGAATTGCTGCGGGCAAATGCCCGAGCGAAAGACGAATTGACCACGATCGATCGGAAGGAGCCCGAAGACATCGAGCGCCGTCGCAAAGCCGAAGACAGGTAA